GGAAACAGGTCTTTATACAAAATGGCTCTTCATGGTTTATTATTACATATACAGGCATGGGCGAAAATTTCCGTACATACGAATCCGTAGCTAATCGAATGATAAATTCCTTCCGTACAAGGTAATTACATAAATTCACACTTTATGTATATTAATAAAAATGTTATATACTAAGTTCAATCCGATGTTTTCAGTACAAAAAGATTTTATTATCTTTATCTATTGTTTACAAACTCCATAAGAAGTGCGAAAATTTATAATACCCTTTGCTTTAAGCTCCCTATTCCTTTTTTTATTTACGGCGGCTGTTTCAGGCGAAAATCAAAATATCCCATTGTATACTAACAATGGTGTTGTATTCCCCTCAGACCAATATCCCGATAAAAACTGGGTTTTAGAGAAAGATGATCTAATGCAATCAATTTCATTTGATGGTTATGTATGGCTATTAGCTCAGTTTGATGAAATACCTGAAGGAAACTTCATGAATGTACATTTTCAAAAGTATGGGATTGAATACCTCTACTTTTTGCCGGTAAATACTTATATCGTAAAAGTTGATTTAGCAGCTTCCTGGCAAAATTGGGTATCTGAATCATCAGTTGTTAATATAACTCCAATACCGGAAGCTCTTGTTTTTCATCAGGATATTTTAAACAGAAGTGTTCCTGAATGGGCTTTGGCCAATGAAAGCGATTATAAACTGGTGATAACTTTTAACAGAGGCCCTGCATTTGAGCGAAAATTAGCAGAGCTTGAAAGCATTTATGGTCGCAGAAATATTTCAGAAGTTGATCCGATAAATAATTCAATGCAGCTTACCGTTAAAGCATCTGAAGCATTAGATTTACATAATTTACCATTTATTGCAAGTGTGGAACCGGTCCCGCCACCTGCTGAGCCGGAAAATAGAAAAGCTATATCAACGCATCGTTCGGCATATATAAGCAATTCGATAAATCAGGCTATTCCTTATGATGGCAGTGGAGTGACTATTTCTATAGGAGACGATGGTTTTATTGGACCTCACATAGATTTTCAGGGAAGAATAGATCAGACAAATGTAAACGGAACTACCGGTAATCACGGCGATCATTGTGCGGGTACCATTACCGGTGCAGGCAACAGAGATCCAAGAGCAAGAGGAATGGCTCCCGGGAGTAATTTGATTTCATTTCATGTTTGGAATGCTATAAATCGTTCTCCAAATTTTTATTATTCTGATAGTGTAAGAATCACTTCAACATCATATAGTAATGGATGTAATGCCGGATACACATCTTTTGCTCAAACTGCCGATTTGCAAATAAAAAATCATCCCGGAATGATACATGTTTTTTCGGCAGGTAATAATGGGACATCAAACTGTGGTTACGGTGCCGGTAGTGATTGGGGAAATATTACCGGAGGTGTAAAAGTAGGAAAGAATGTAGTTACAGTTGGAAATTTGAATTATCAGGATATAATCAGGAACTCAAGTAGCCGCGGGCCTTCCAGTGACGGACGTGTTTTTCCGCACATAACAGGACTGGGAACTTCAGTTTATTCAACTATTGAAGACTATAGTTATGATTTTAAAACCGGTACTTCTATGTCGGCACCCGGTATTTCAGGTGTTATTGCACAATTAATGCATGCATATAAAAGCTTAAATTCAGGCAGTGAGGCAGGATCAGCATTAATTAAAGCTTTTTTACTAAATGGAGCAGATGATTTAGGTAATCCCGGTCCGGATTTTATTTACGGTTATGGAAGAGTTAATGCCCGAAAGTCATTAGAAATGCTTGAAAATCAGCAATACTTTCATGATTTAATACTGCAAAATGAGCAAAAAAACTTCCAGTTAAATATTCCACCCAATGTAGAGGAAGTAAAAGTAATGATATATTGGCATGATAAAGAGGCACAAGTTCAGGCTCCCAGAGCTTTGGTAAACGATTTGGATATGCGAATAGTAAGCCCCAACGGAGATATTTATTATCCCTGGGTATTAAACAGCACACCGGATCCGGCCTCATTAAATGCACCGGCAGTTAGAGGCATAGATACGCTGAACAATCAGGAGCAGGTTACTATAAATCAACCACAAGCCGGAAATTATTTAATAGAGGTAAACGGTACAGAAGTTCCTTTTGGTCCACAGGAATTTTATATTGTTTACAGCTATACATACAATGATTTAGTAGTTACTTATCCAAGTGGCGGGGAAAAGTTTATACCAAATGAAGAAGTTGTGTTAAGCTGGGATCTACATGGAGTTCATCAAGGCAATATCTTGGTTGAATTATCAACAGATGGCGGACAAAATTGGTCATTGATTAATCTTGTACCGGCGGATCAAAGGTATTTACTTTGGCAAGTTCCAAATGTTTCAACGGCAAACGCCCGAATCAGAGTAAGCCGTCCGGGGATAGTTTCTTATTCTGAAAGTGATTTTCATATTTTCAGACAGCCGGGCAATTTTACTGTGGATCACGACTGCCCTCCGGAAATAGATTTAAGTTGGAATGTGGTTCCCAATGCAGTTGATTATACGATTTATAAATTAGGTGACAAATACATGGATTCCATAACAACTACTGGACAGACAACCTTTACTTATGTTCCTGATGATGTTACAGAAAGCTACTGGTTTAGTGTTTCTGCTAACGGCCCTAACGGAGAAAAGAGCAGAAGGGTTTTTGCTGAGCGGAATACGCCCTTTAATTGGAGTTGTAATTATGTGGATTTAGCAGTTTTGAATATTTTAAATGAAGCCTATTCGTGTTATTTTACAGATCAGGAACATATTTCTGTCAATGTTGTAAACAA
This genomic interval from Chitinophagaceae bacterium contains the following:
- a CDS encoding T9SS C-terminal target domain-containing protein → MRKFIIPFALSSLFLFLFTAAVSGENQNIPLYTNNGVVFPSDQYPDKNWVLEKDDLMQSISFDGYVWLLAQFDEIPEGNFMNVHFQKYGIEYLYFLPVNTYIVKVDLAASWQNWVSESSVVNITPIPEALVFHQDILNRSVPEWALANESDYKLVITFNRGPAFERKLAELESIYGRRNISEVDPINNSMQLTVKASEALDLHNLPFIASVEPVPPPAEPENRKAISTHRSAYISNSINQAIPYDGSGVTISIGDDGFIGPHIDFQGRIDQTNVNGTTGNHGDHCAGTITGAGNRDPRARGMAPGSNLISFHVWNAINRSPNFYYSDSVRITSTSYSNGCNAGYTSFAQTADLQIKNHPGMIHVFSAGNNGTSNCGYGAGSDWGNITGGVKVGKNVVTVGNLNYQDIIRNSSSRGPSSDGRVFPHITGLGTSVYSTIEDYSYDFKTGTSMSAPGISGVIAQLMHAYKSLNSGSEAGSALIKAFLLNGADDLGNPGPDFIYGYGRVNARKSLEMLENQQYFHDLILQNEQKNFQLNIPPNVEEVKVMIYWHDKEAQVQAPRALVNDLDMRIVSPNGDIYYPWVLNSTPDPASLNAPAVRGIDTLNNQEQVTINQPQAGNYLIEVNGTEVPFGPQEFYIVYSYTYNDLVVTYPSGGEKFIPNEEVVLSWDLHGVHQGNILVELSTDGGQNWSLINLVPADQRYLLWQVPNVSTANARIRVSRPGIVSYSESDFHIFRQPGNFTVDHDCPPEIDLSWNVVPNAVDYTIYKLGDKYMDSITTTGQTTFTYVPDDVTESYWFSVSANGPNGEKSRRVFAERNTPFNWSCNYVDLAVLNILNEAYSCYFTDQEHISVNVVNKGNMTVTNPQISLQKGTTVLNEAIQSVIEPGDTVLYTFQQPVDLSATGIHPISIWVSASNDLVSQNDTIHQVIEKIPFIDNYPYFADFESGRMGWVRGSEEDSDLWEHGNPSGMNISHAKSGQHAWVTGLTSNYPNNALAALVSPCFDFSQVQEINFSAWLFLQIENNYDGMILEFSTDSANTWTKISNADLYNNTSQLGPVSPPKWSGRFFEWENYSTELPGLVGENLVQFRFLFESDHTVNFEGVAIDDVLIYESRVKDAGITEVIYPVSGCGLSDETIVIVELKNFGQDTINAFDVNLKVNNQLVLSELYQGVLYPGQTELFEFSQTLDLSQAGEYEISVHSDKPGDFFQENDTISGVVISNFFEIDLISTPGDFTVCKNQDISLNIDFQSGDLVNWYEDANGSTLLGSGAVYTIQNIQQDKSIFVEQRRYVKAFGGSENSSFASGGFLSSTNQYQIFDTYYDVILDSVTVYANGADMIIITLSDNNGDMIDQQSVNVIEGENRVGLGFNVPVGSNYRLGMGAFNDVSLYRNNNGAEYPYDIGGLAKIIGSSFSADYYYYFYDWELSFYCESNLKEIEISVKEAPETVLLSSDTIICIGDDVVLSAQSDLESYEWVGEINSTGNTLEWNTDGYAEGTYEFVITAQTENGCNVSETISVFLDNCTGIETQEKTIVKIYPNPAFSHITVEFSNTSTVSYIELTDLTGRTVLKEIKPVNTYNSDGYSKYNLDLSNFASGMYILNVTLEDGESIHSKIDLIN